The genomic region GCCAGAATATACATTAGGATTGGGACTTTACGAGCCCGACCAGTGGCAATCATGGTGATTGGGTAGGCAATGAAGCCCAGGGCAATCCCGTCCGAGATGGAGTAAGTCAGGGGCATGCCAACCACAATTAGGAAGGCTGGGGCTGAGACGGTCAGGTCCTGCCACTCAATCTTACCCAAGTTACCAGCCATCAGGATGCCGACCACTACCAGGGCCGGGGCGGTCACCTGCGAAGTCACCACCGTCAAGAGTGGTGAAAACAGGAGAGCTAAGAAGAAGAGCAGACCGGTTACCACGCTGGTAAAGCCGGAACGACCACCAACCGCAATTCCTGAAGAAGACTCGACGTAGGCGGAAGTAGGGGAGGTTCCCAAGACGGCACCGACGGTCATTCCGACGGCATCAGCCATCAGGGCCCGACCGGCCCGGGGCATCTTGTTGTCCTTGATGAAGCCAGCCTGTTCGGCCAGGCCAATCATCGTTCCCGCGGTATCAAAGAAGGTCACGATTAAGAAGGTAATGACAACCGTCACTAACTGGAGGGTGTTAATGTCACCCAGGTGAGTGATGCTGACCCCAAAGGTTGGGGCCAAAGAAGGCGCTGGCGCCAGTAAGGTCTTAGGCAGGTGAATCTGACCAGTTACCAAACCAGCAATGCTGGTTAGCACCATGCCGACAAAGATGGCAGCTGGGACCTTGCGACTCATCAAAATCAAAGTGACCACAATCCCAAAGGTTGCCAGCAGGGTGGTAGGGCTGGCCAGGTTACCCAGGCTAACCATGGTGTCCTTGTTGGCCACCACCAGGCCAGCATTGTGTAGCCCAATGAAGGCGATGAAGAGACCGATGCCGGCCGCAATCGCCAGTTTTAAGTTCTGGGGAATGCTATCAATGATTTTTTCCCGGATCTTAAAAATAGTGATTACCAGGAAAATAATAGCGGCGACCAGGACGCCGGCCATGGCCGTTTGCCACTTAATGCCCATGCCGATTACAACCGAGTAGGCGAAGAAGGCGTTAACCCCAAGCCCGGGTGCAATGGCAATTGGGTAGTGGGCCACCACCCCCATGAAGAGGGTGGCAATCCCGGCTGACAGGGCGGTGGCGGTGAAGACCGCCCCGGCGTTCATGCCGGCTGCGCCCAGGACCGTTGGATTCAAGAAAAGGATGTAGGCCATGGCCACGAAGGTGGTTAGGCCGGCAACCGTTTCCTTACGAAAGGACGTTTTGAGTTCGTCAAACTTGAAGTAGCGTGCAATTGCTGACATATTTATCTCCCAATTTATCTGTTTGGACCACCTACCATTCTAACAAGCTAATCTGAGAATACGATGAAAAAATAGCAAAAATTCGGGTTAAAAACCGAACGATTTAGATTACGTGGTGGTTTTATGGGTAAAATGCCGAACAATATCAGAATGATGTCGTACCAGGAATCACTAGCCGCCCCGGTTTAAACCTTTGCTCTTTTAAGATTTATTGACCTCGGCTATACTATAGGATATATGTCAATTCCAGGAGGCAGTCATGGATAGTCAAACTTGGGCAAGAATCAAAAAATACACAGAATTACAGGGTACCTCTGGTCAAGAGGACCGAGTGCGGGCCGCCTTCAAGGCTGATTTGACGCCCCTCGTAGATGAAGTTACGCAAAATGGGTTGGGTGGTGTCTTTGGTATCAAGAATGGTCAAAGCGCTGGTCCCCGGGTCATGTTTGCCGCCCACATGGATGAAGTTGGTTTCGTGGTGACTGAAATCCTGCCAACTGGTAATTTCCGGGTCACTGGCCTAGGCGGTTGGAATCCCACGGCGGTCAGTGCCCAGCGCTTCACCCTTTTTACTAACCAGGGGGAGTATCCAGTTGTTTCTGGCTCTATTTCACCCCACCTACTCCGCGGGCAGGCCGGCGGTCCGGCTACACCCACGATTGCCGGTATGGTCTTTGATGCTGGTTTCCGTGACCAAGCAGAGGCCCAGGCTTTCGGCGTTCGAGTTGGGGACTTTATCGTGCCAAAAACCGAAACGACCCTACTGGCCAACCAGAACCGGGTCGCTTCCAAGGCCTGGGACAACCGCTTTGGTCTGGTAACCATTTTGCAGGCCTTAGATGAACTTCAGGGACAAAGCACGCCTAACACCCTAATCATGGGTGCCAATGTCCAGGAAGAAGTTGGTTTGCGGGGCGCCCCGGCGGCGGTTAACCAGCTCCAGCCCGACATTTTCTTTGCCGTTGATTCGAGTGCGGCTGATGATAATTTGGCCAAGGCCGGCCACCAGGGCCACCTGGATGAAGGAACGCTGATTCGGGTCTATGATCCAACGGTGGTGACCCCACCTCGTTTGAAGGACTTTTTACTGACTATGGCCGATGATAATGGGATTCCGTACCAGTACTTTGTTTCTAAGGGTGGCACCGATGCGGCTGCTGCACAAAGTCAGTTAGCTGGGATTCCTTCGGTGGCCTTGGGTGTGGCTTCCCGCTACATTCACACCCATGAAACCGTCTGGTCGATTCCTGATTTCGAAGCCGCCCAGGCCTTGCTGGTCGCCGTGGCGAAGAATTTGGACCAGAGCACTTACGAAACCATCCTAGGGGCTTAAGAAATTGAAGAAGCTGCAAAAACTTGATTATTGGATTGCCGTGCCCTACGCACTCTTGAGTGCGGTTGGAGTGGTCATGGTTTTTTCAGCGAGCCAAAACGTTGATAGTAATTCGGTGGTCAGTTTCCTAAAGCAGGCCGCCTTTGTGGGCTTTGGTTGGTTGCTAGCCCTTTTGGCCTTTAACTTTAACCGGCGTAAGCTCCGGCAGAAAAACTGGCTCAACGCCCTGATGGTGATTACCCTGGTCCTGCTGGTAATGGCGCGGCTATCGCCGGCGATTAACGGGGCCCACGGCTGGATTCAACTGCCAGGGATGACCTTGCAGCCAGTCGAATTAGCCAAGTTCGTCCTGATTTTATACTTTGCGGATTTGTTTGCCCGCCACCCCTGGCAGTCAGGGTTACCGCTGCACTTGCAGTGGCGGCGGTGGAAGCCACTGATGTCCAGCTTTGTCCTACCGGCTGCCATCTGTATTATGGAAGCCATCATGCCCGATGTTGGGAATCTCTTCATTGCGGTGGTCGTGATTATGGTGATTTGGTTAGGGTCTGGCGTCTCTTACCGCTGGAACATCTTTAACTTAACCGTGGTGATGGTGGTCTTTCTCTTTTTGCAAAACATTATCCGCTTCTTCCACCTAGGGGCTAGTCAGTCTTATGCCGTGCGTCGTTTGACCAACTTTGTCGATCCCTGGTTAAATATCGACCAGAGTCGCCAGCTTTTATACAGTTACTATGCGATTGCCCATGGCGGTCTCTTTGGTGTCGGTCTGGGCAATTCCTTGATTAAGCCTTACCTGCCTGAATCAAATACCGACTTTATCATGGCGGTGGCGACTGAAGAACTAGGGGCCTTGATGGTATTAGGTGTCTTAATCGCCCTCCTGGTTTTGGTAGGTCGCTTGATCTATGTCGGTATCCAGCAAGAAGGGCAGTATGAACGCCTGGTCTTATTTGGTATTGCCAGTCTGTTGCTCCTCCAGGCCTTTGTTAACCTGGGTGGCGTGATTGGTCTCTTGCCCATTACCGGCGTGGTCTTTCCCTTTATTTCTGGGGGAGGTTCTTCCTTTATTGTTTATAGTATTGCCATCGGTCTGGCCCTAAATATTTCGGCCAAGACCAAGCAACCGTTGAAACTCAATCCCCAAGACATGGTGGCTAGGAGGGATTACCGATGACTTTTTTCATCCAGCCCCGGCGGGCACTCTATGTTTATTTAAAAAATTTAAAATATGCCCATCAATTTAAAAAATATGGACATGTAACCTACATTTCCCAGCAGATGAACCTGGTTGCGGTCTACGTTAATGAGGACCAGGTCCAGCACTTGGTGGACAAGTTTAATCAGATGAAATTTGTGAAAACCGTCAAGGTTTCGCCCCGGCCCGACATTGATCCGGACCTCGGTGATCAGCACGACGATGTTTTCTTTGAAAATTATGACCAAGATCAAGAGGAGTCCTAGGACATGCGGGTGATTGCAGGTAGGTTCGGTGGGACCCGGTTACAAGCCGTCAAGGGCCGCCAGACCCGGCCAACGACTGATAAGATAAAAGAAGCCATGTTTAGCATTCTCATGCCCTACCTGAACGGCGGCCAGGTCCTAGACCTGTACGCAGGGACCGGTGGGTTAGGCATTGAAGCGGTTTCGCGGGGAATGGACCATGCCACCTTAGTTGACCGGCAGCGGGCGGCCGTGGCAGTGATTGAGCAAAACGTGGCTAAGACCCATCATGAAGCGGACTTTACCATCCTGGCCCTGCCAGCAAAACGGGCCCTGGCGGAGCTACAGTCTCAGGGCCAGGCCTTTGACCTGGTGCTCTTTGACCCGCCCTATGCCCAGGCTAAAATTGACCAGGATTTAGCTGACCTGGTTGCCCGTGGTCTGTTAAACGATGGCGCGGTAATCATGGTTGAAACCGACCAGGAAGCTATTTTACCGGCTAGTAGTGAAAAATTTAAACAGTTACAGCAAAAACATTACGGCATCACCGTTTTGACGGTTTATCAATACCATCAGGCAGGAGGCAGTCAGTCATGAAAATTGCAGTTTTCCCGGGGAGTTTTGACCCCCTGACAAACGGCCATCTCGACATTATTGAGCGGGCCAGTAAAATCTTTGATCAGCTGATTGTCGGCATTGGGGTGAATACCAATAAAACCGGCCTTTTCACCCCGGCTGAGAAAAAGGCTCTGATTGAAAGTACGGTGGCCGACCTCCCTAACGTTTCGGTGGCCATCATTGAGGGCCTGACCGTCCAGTTCATGGATGAAGTCGGGGCCCAGTTCATCGTCCGGGGTCTGCGGAATGCCAAGGACTTTGAATATGAGCGTGACATCGCCGGGGTTAATGGTGCCCTGTCCGATGTGGAAACGGTCCTCTTACTGGCTAAGTCTGAGAATCAGAACATTTCCAGTTCGATGGTTAAGGAAATTGCCAAGATGGGGGCCGAGAACCTGGACGCCTTCCTACCCGAAACGGTCGTGGTGGCCTTACAAGAACGTCTGCAGATGAAATAAAAAGTTGTCCCAAATGATTTATTTTGGGACAACTTTTTTATTGTGCCTTCGTAAGATAAGTTAGGAGGCACAGGCATGCAAAAATTTTGGCAATTATGGGACCGGTATCGGCCTTGGCTGCAACGTTTCCGCTGGTGGCTATTAGCCGGTGGAATCCTAGTGGCAATTTTAACCCTCACCCTGATTCATGCGGTCAGTCGACCAGCAGCCCCCAGTCAGGTGCCCCGTCTAGCAGCTGAAATGACCAGTCAGGTTAGTTCGACTAAGGCATCTAGCAGTAGTGGTAAGACCGCTGGTGGCAAGCAGTGGGTTGATATCAAGGGGGCGGTCGCTCGCCCAGGTCTCTATGCCTTTAAAGAAGGGGACCGGGTCAAGCAGGGAATCGACCTGGCTGGGGGTTTAACGCCCAAGGCTGACACGGTCCGCTTAAATTTAGCCCAACCATTGGTGGATGGCCAGGTGGTTTATATTTTAAGCCAGGGCGAGGCTACCAGCCCAGTGGGTGGCCAGGCGGGGGCGGCCGCTAATGCAGCTGGTGATAGCGGTGGTACGAGTGGGCCGGTCAATTTAAATACGGCCACCAGCGAACAATTACAGACCTTAGATGGTGTCGGTGCCAAGCGGGCGGAGAAGATTATTGCCTACCGGCAAGAGCACGGCCGTTTTAACCAGGCCAGTGATCTTTGCCAGGTGGACGGGATTGGTGATAAATTCTTCCAAAAGATTAAGGACCAGGTTACAGTTTGACGGTTGGGAAGGTACCACTGTCTCGGCTAGCCCTGCTGGCCAGCCTCCTGGCAGCTAGTCTATCCGGTGTGATTTTCCGCCCCAATCCCTACACTTACCTTTTGCTGGGCCTGGCAGTTGGTTTAATCCTCTGGCAGCGCAGTGGCCGGGCCCTCGGGCTGACGTTAATAGTGGTCCTGCCCTTTGCCCTTGGTTTCTGGGGACAAAGGCAGGCCCAGGAACGACTCAGTGGGCAACCTAGTCAACTGGCCCAGACCTTTGCCGGCCGGATTTACCCTGATGACATTCAAATTGACGGTGACCAATTTAAGGCTCGCGGCCAGTTGGACAGTGGGGAACGGGTCCAGATTTTTTGGAAGATTGCCCATCATCAGCAGCAGACTGCCCTATTGCAAAACACCCGGACTCTGGCCTTTAGGGCCCAAGGTGATTTAAAGCCAGTTAGTCCACCGACGAATTTCAACCAGTTTGATAACCAGCAGTATCTCAAAACCCAGGGCATTTGTCGTCAGTTGACTGCCAGAGAATTGCAGTGGACCGGTGATGTAGGTCGGGGATGGTTGGATCACTTAAAGGTGAAGCTACGCGACTGGCACGCGGCCGGCCTTCAGAACTGTCAGCACCTGCCTAAGCCCCTGAGTTATTATACCCAGGCCCTCTTACTCGGGGATAACGTACCTGAGTTATACCAGGAGAATCCAGGCGTGCAGCAGTTGGGCCTTATCCACCTTTTTAGTGTTTCTGGCTTCCAGTTAAACTTGTTAATTGCGGTAGTGATGGTAATTTGTAAGCGATTGGGGCTTTGGTACGAAGTGGTCGCGGCCGGTCTGATGGGGATTCTGCCCCTCTATTTTTTGTATTCTGGCTCACCGCCAATCCTAGTCAGGTCCCTGATTAGTAGCGAAATCTTGCTCCTGATGGCGATTTTTGGCCGGCGCAGTGATGGTGTCCTGGTCTGGTCGCTGAGTCTCTTAGTTAGCCTGGCGGTGTCCCCGCAAATCCTGCTAACGCTGGGCGGCCAGTTGTCCTTTGCCCTGACTTTTACCTTACTCTTTACCAACAAGATCAAACGCTGGCAACGGGATATCTGGTTGGCCCTGATTAGCCTACCGTTGATTTTAACCTGCCAGTACACCTGGCATATTTTGCAATTAGGAGCCAATATCCTGGCCATTCCCATCTTTGAACTGCTGGTGGTGCCCTTGGTTGGGATTGGATTTATAGGCCAGGACTTTCCTGGGGTAACTCTGGTAGCCAATAAACTTCTCCATATCTTTGCTAGTAGTTTAGACCGAGTCGCCCAACTGCCGGGTCTGCTAGTGGTGGGTAAGTTACCAGGTTTGATCTTGTTGGTTATGTTTCTTGTGGCCTGGTTATTTTGGGTACCAAAGCGGCGGCTAAGAAGGGCCGCAGTAAGTTTGTGGCTGCTGAGCCTAAGTGTCGGCTGGCTTTTGGTGCATTGGCCTGTTCACGGAGAATTTACGACCTTTGACATCGGTCAGGGGGATGCGGCCCTGGTGAGAACGCCCTTTAACCGCAGTGTTACCCTGATTGATACCGGCGGCTTAGTTGATTTTTCAAGGACTGCTGCCTGGCAGAAGCCGGAACACCCCAGTAATCCAGGGGAAACGGTGGTGGTGAATTATCTGCACAGTCTAGGACTGAACCGGGTCGATAATCTGGTTCTATCCCACCGGGACCAGGATCACATTGGCTATGTGCCGGTTATTTTAACCGAACTCCAGGTTAAACGGTTGATTATGCCAGCTGGCATGGCCAAACAAAATGCTTACTTGAAAAAAATTGCCCCCTATCTGGGCAAGACTCAGGTGCTAGAAGTGACTAATCAAACCAAGGTCCATAATTTTCCCCTCGAAATCCTGCACCCCTTTGTCCCCGGTGAGGCTGAGAACCAAGATTCGATTGCTCTCTTTGGCCGCCTTGGCAACCATAATATTTTCACGGCCGGGGACTTAGACCAGTCTGGGGAACTGGCAGTGGCCACGGCCTATCCCAGCCTGAAAGTCGATATCTTAAAACTGGGACACCACGGGTCGAAAATAAGCACTGCTCCAGCCATCTTAGACCGGTGGCAGGTTAAAATTGGCCTGATTTCGGCTGGACGCAATAACCGCTACCACCATCCCAATGATGAAGTCATTGAGCGGTTAAAAGAACACCGGTTGACCGTCTTAAATACCCAGCATAATGGTATGCTAAGATATATTTACGATTGTCATTACGGTTACTTTGAGGTGAAAATTCCCGATGAACCTAAAACAGCTAAAAGAACAAATTAATCACCAGGCCTTAGCGAATTTATACTTGCTGAGTGGGGAAGAACTGGTGCTGCTAAACTGGGCCCGGTCCCTGTTTCAAGACAGTGTCCCCGAAGATGAGCAGGCTCTGAATTTCGCCTTCCTGGACGGGCAGGACTTAGACTGGGGCGCTATGCTAAACGAACTAAGCACGCCCTCTTTTCTAGGCGACCGGCGGGTGATTTTTATCCAACGCCCCCTGTTTTTAACCGCAGCCCAAAAGCCTAGCCGTCAGGAAGAAGACCAGTTGCTGTCAATCCTGGAACAACCCGTGATGGATAACGTGGTTGTCTGGGCCACTGGTGATTTAAAGTTAGATAAGCGTAAAAAGATTACCAAGGCCATTTTAAAAAGTGCTGAAAAAATTGACCTACCTAAGCTAGATACAGCGCAGGGACAGCGGTATATCAAGGCGCAACTCGAGCAGGCTGGTTTCAGTATAGACCCAGCCGCATTAAACGAGTTAACCAATCGGACCAACGCTGACTACAGTCAGATGGTGGCCCAGTTGCCTAAACTGCGGGCCTATGCCCAGGATGTCCATCACATTGACCAGGCCGCGGTAGCTGGCCTGGTGCCGCAAGTCTTAAATGCCAGCGCCTTTGACCTGGTGGATGCGGTCATGGCTGGTCAGATTCACCAAGCGCTGACCCAGTACCAGGATTTGCTAGGACAAGGGGAGGCGCCCCTTAGGATTAATGCCGTTTTGACTGGGCAATTCCGGCTTTTACTGCAGGTCGCCGCCTTGCGGGGTAATGCCAATATCGCCCAAACTTTGGGGGTGCATCCTTACCGAGTTAAACTGGCCGAGCGGGTCTTAGGCCGTTATGCCTTGGACCGCTTAAAGGCCGGGTACTTGGGCATGTTAGACATTGAAATTGCCTTAAAAAGTAAGACTAGTGATCCCAGCCTTTTGTTTGAACGTTTTTTAATTAAATTAACCAATCAAAAAGCACGGGTTTAAAACCCGTGCTTTTCTTTTTTATTATTTGAATTCATCGTCTGCAATCTGTGCCAGGGTATCCCGGGATGGAATGAAGTAGAGTTGCCCGTTTAGAATCCGGGAGAAGGTTAACAGGAAGTCCGATTGGTCCACCATGTTTTGTAACATGCCCTTGGTAACCGTCCAGTGACGGGAGTAACCAATGAAGTAAGTTCCGGTGACGCCGGTAGCGGGATCAGAGTAAGGGACGTTCATCCGCACAATTTTCTTTTCTTCGCCGTCTTCCTCGTACTGGGAGGCAACGTTGTGGGCGTTTTCGAACTTGTCTTCGTCCTCCAGTTCCAGGTCAGTGAATTTTTCACGGCCAACCGCCTTTTCCTGAACCTCGGTCTTCATGTGGTTCCACACGTCCATGTTGTGGCGCCACTTTTGTGGGAAGGCGTAAGAACCGTTTTCGTAATCGGGATCTTCATCACCAATCAGGGCGTAGTCGGCCGCATCTTCCACGGCTGGGGCCTCAGTACCATCGATAAAGCCGATGATGGCCCGGCCTTCGAAGTAGCGGAATCCCTGAGTGGAATCGACTACCTCAGTGTAGTCCTTCAAAAAACGCATGAACTGGGCCTGGGTTTCATAAACGGCGGCATGGTCGGCATCCCGGATGTGGAAGAAAAGGTCACCTTCGGTGCCGGGCATCCCATATTCAGGGCCCTTAACGCCCTTGAAAGTTTCTAATTCCTTAGGCTTAGGGGTGTTTGGGAAAAGGATGTCCCAGGCATGGTTACTGAAGCCAAAGGCAACCTTCAGGCCGGTAGCTGCTGCTAAATCCGTATCGCGGATTCGCATCGAACGAATGATGGCCTGGGAACGGTCGGCAAAGGCCACCATGGCATCGTGAAGTTCCTGACGGGGCAAATCTTTAAACTTTAAAACTGTAAATTGGACGCTCTCACCCACGTCCTTCCAAACATCTTGGGCTTTACTAGGATTAATTGACATGGATATCTCCTTCATCAGTAATTGTTTTAATCTACTACCTAGGATACCGCAAAAATCCCCAAGAGGCCATAAAATAGAATTATTCTAATTTAAAATTACAGGGCAGTCATTTTCAGGTGTTGGTCAATGACCTCATCGGTCAAATTGGCCAACTGGTTAAAGACCTCAACCATGAAGGAAGCTGGTTGATTGCTGAAGGC from Leuconostocaceae bacterium ESL0723 harbors:
- the rsmD gene encoding 16S rRNA (guanine(966)-N(2))-methyltransferase RsmD yields the protein MRVIAGRFGGTRLQAVKGRQTRPTTDKIKEAMFSILMPYLNGGQVLDLYAGTGGLGIEAVSRGMDHATLVDRQRAAVAVIEQNVAKTHHEADFTILALPAKRALAELQSQGQAFDLVLFDPPYAQAKIDQDLADLVARGLLNDGAVIMVETDQEAILPASSEKFKQLQQKHYGITVLTVYQYHQAGGSQS
- the coaD gene encoding pantetheine-phosphate adenylyltransferase, which encodes MKIAVFPGSFDPLTNGHLDIIERASKIFDQLIVGIGVNTNKTGLFTPAEKKALIESTVADLPNVSVAIIEGLTVQFMDEVGAQFIVRGLRNAKDFEYERDIAGVNGALSDVETVLLLAKSENQNISSSMVKEIAKMGAENLDAFLPETVVVALQERLQMK
- a CDS encoding YlbG family protein, translating into MTFFIQPRRALYVYLKNLKYAHQFKKYGHVTYISQQMNLVAVYVNEDQVQHLVDKFNQMKFVKTVKVSPRPDIDPDLGDQHDDVFFENYDQDQEES
- a CDS encoding Dyp-type peroxidase, with amino-acid sequence MSINPSKAQDVWKDVGESVQFTVLKFKDLPRQELHDAMVAFADRSQAIIRSMRIRDTDLAAATGLKVAFGFSNHAWDILFPNTPKPKELETFKGVKGPEYGMPGTEGDLFFHIRDADHAAVYETQAQFMRFLKDYTEVVDSTQGFRYFEGRAIIGFIDGTEAPAVEDAADYALIGDEDPDYENGSYAFPQKWRHNMDVWNHMKTEVQEKAVGREKFTDLELEDEDKFENAHNVASQYEEDGEEKKIVRMNVPYSDPATGVTGTYFIGYSRHWTVTKGMLQNMVDQSDFLLTFSRILNGQLYFIPSRDTLAQIADDEFK
- the holA gene encoding DNA polymerase III subunit delta; protein product: MNLKQLKEQINHQALANLYLLSGEELVLLNWARSLFQDSVPEDEQALNFAFLDGQDLDWGAMLNELSTPSFLGDRRVIFIQRPLFLTAAQKPSRQEEDQLLSILEQPVMDNVVVWATGDLKLDKRKKITKAILKSAEKIDLPKLDTAQGQRYIKAQLEQAGFSIDPAALNELTNRTNADYSQMVAQLPKLRAYAQDVHHIDQAAVAGLVPQVLNASAFDLVDAVMAGQIHQALTQYQDLLGQGEAPLRINAVLTGQFRLLLQVAALRGNANIAQTLGVHPYRVKLAERVLGRYALDRLKAGYLGMLDIEIALKSKTSDPSLLFERFLIKLTNQKARV
- the pepA gene encoding glutamyl aminopeptidase codes for the protein MDSQTWARIKKYTELQGTSGQEDRVRAAFKADLTPLVDEVTQNGLGGVFGIKNGQSAGPRVMFAAHMDEVGFVVTEILPTGNFRVTGLGGWNPTAVSAQRFTLFTNQGEYPVVSGSISPHLLRGQAGGPATPTIAGMVFDAGFRDQAEAQAFGVRVGDFIVPKTETTLLANQNRVASKAWDNRFGLVTILQALDELQGQSTPNTLIMGANVQEEVGLRGAPAAVNQLQPDIFFAVDSSAADDNLAKAGHQGHLDEGTLIRVYDPTVVTPPRLKDFLLTMADDNGIPYQYFVSKGGTDAAAAQSQLAGIPSVALGVASRYIHTHETVWSIPDFEAAQALLVAVAKNLDQSTYETILGA
- a CDS encoding DNA internalization-related competence protein ComEC/Rec2; the protein is MTVGKVPLSRLALLASLLAASLSGVIFRPNPYTYLLLGLAVGLILWQRSGRALGLTLIVVLPFALGFWGQRQAQERLSGQPSQLAQTFAGRIYPDDIQIDGDQFKARGQLDSGERVQIFWKIAHHQQQTALLQNTRTLAFRAQGDLKPVSPPTNFNQFDNQQYLKTQGICRQLTARELQWTGDVGRGWLDHLKVKLRDWHAAGLQNCQHLPKPLSYYTQALLLGDNVPELYQENPGVQQLGLIHLFSVSGFQLNLLIAVVMVICKRLGLWYEVVAAGLMGILPLYFLYSGSPPILVRSLISSEILLLMAIFGRRSDGVLVWSLSLLVSLAVSPQILLTLGGQLSFALTFTLLFTNKIKRWQRDIWLALISLPLILTCQYTWHILQLGANILAIPIFELLVVPLVGIGFIGQDFPGVTLVANKLLHIFASSLDRVAQLPGLLVVGKLPGLILLVMFLVAWLFWVPKRRLRRAAVSLWLLSLSVGWLLVHWPVHGEFTTFDIGQGDAALVRTPFNRSVTLIDTGGLVDFSRTAAWQKPEHPSNPGETVVVNYLHSLGLNRVDNLVLSHRDQDHIGYVPVILTELQVKRLIMPAGMAKQNAYLKKIAPYLGKTQVLEVTNQTKVHNFPLEILHPFVPGEAENQDSIALFGRLGNHNIFTAGDLDQSGELAVATAYPSLKVDILKLGHHGSKISTAPAILDRWQVKIGLISAGRNNRYHHPNDEVIERLKEHRLTVLNTQHNGMLRYIYDCHYGYFEVKIPDEPKTAKRTN
- a CDS encoding FtsW/RodA/SpoVE family cell cycle protein; translated protein: MKKLQKLDYWIAVPYALLSAVGVVMVFSASQNVDSNSVVSFLKQAAFVGFGWLLALLAFNFNRRKLRQKNWLNALMVITLVLLVMARLSPAINGAHGWIQLPGMTLQPVELAKFVLILYFADLFARHPWQSGLPLHLQWRRWKPLMSSFVLPAAICIMEAIMPDVGNLFIAVVVIMVIWLGSGVSYRWNIFNLTVVMVVFLFLQNIIRFFHLGASQSYAVRRLTNFVDPWLNIDQSRQLLYSYYAIAHGGLFGVGLGNSLIKPYLPESNTDFIMAVATEELGALMVLGVLIALLVLVGRLIYVGIQQEGQYERLVLFGIASLLLLQAFVNLGGVIGLLPITGVVFPFISGGGSSFIVYSIAIGLALNISAKTKQPLKLNPQDMVARRDYR
- a CDS encoding helix-hairpin-helix domain-containing protein is translated as MQKFWQLWDRYRPWLQRFRWWLLAGGILVAILTLTLIHAVSRPAAPSQVPRLAAEMTSQVSSTKASSSSGKTAGGKQWVDIKGAVARPGLYAFKEGDRVKQGIDLAGGLTPKADTVRLNLAQPLVDGQVVYILSQGEATSPVGGQAGAAANAAGDSGGTSGPVNLNTATSEQLQTLDGVGAKRAEKIIAYRQEHGRFNQASDLCQVDGIGDKFFQKIKDQVTV
- a CDS encoding NCS2 family permease, producing the protein MSAIARYFKFDELKTSFRKETVAGLTTFVAMAYILFLNPTVLGAAGMNAGAVFTATALSAGIATLFMGVVAHYPIAIAPGLGVNAFFAYSVVIGMGIKWQTAMAGVLVAAIIFLVITIFKIREKIIDSIPQNLKLAIAAGIGLFIAFIGLHNAGLVVANKDTMVSLGNLASPTTLLATFGIVVTLILMSRKVPAAIFVGMVLTSIAGLVTGQIHLPKTLLAPAPSLAPTFGVSITHLGDINTLQLVTVVITFLIVTFFDTAGTMIGLAEQAGFIKDNKMPRAGRALMADAVGMTVGAVLGTSPTSAYVESSSGIAVGGRSGFTSVVTGLLFFLALLFSPLLTVVTSQVTAPALVVVGILMAGNLGKIEWQDLTVSAPAFLIVVGMPLTYSISDGIALGFIAYPITMIATGRARKVPILMYILALVFISFLVIMAKG